One Persephonella hydrogeniphila genomic region harbors:
- the hisB gene encoding imidazoleglycerol-phosphate dehydratase HisB yields MRKATVKRETKETQIELSINLDGKGKYSVDTPVGFLTHMLETFSKHSLIDLEIMATGDVHVSHHHTVEDVGIVLGTAIKEALGNKKNIRRFGYSILPMDEALALCSIDLSGRPLLFYDDMGLRGKITNFDFELMEEFFKGLTLSAGITVHLKALAGKNLHHIAESLTKAFAVALRQAVEIDPRREGTPSTKGTLE; encoded by the coding sequence ATGAGAAAAGCCACAGTTAAGAGAGAGACAAAAGAAACACAGATTGAGCTGAGCATTAACTTAGATGGAAAAGGTAAATACTCTGTAGATACTCCTGTAGGGTTTTTGACACATATGCTTGAAACATTCTCTAAACACTCCCTTATTGACCTTGAAATAATGGCTACAGGTGATGTCCATGTCAGTCATCACCATACTGTTGAGGATGTAGGTATAGTTTTAGGAACAGCTATAAAAGAAGCATTAGGAAATAAGAAAAATATAAGAAGATTTGGATATTCTATACTGCCTATGGATGAAGCTCTTGCTCTATGTTCAATAGATCTATCAGGTAGACCTTTGCTTTTTTATGATGATATGGGTTTGAGAGGTAAAATAACGAACTTTGATTTTGAATTGATGGAGGAGTTTTTTAAAGGTCTTACACTCTCTGCAGGGATCACTGTGCATCTGAAAGCCCTTGCAGGAAAAAATCTCCACCATATAGCAGAATCGCTGACTAAAGCCTTTGCTGTTGCTTTAAGACAGGCTGTTGAAATAGATCCAAGGAGAGAAGGAACTCCATCAACAAAAGGTACACTGGAATAG